One part of the Drosophila kikkawai strain 14028-0561.14 chromosome 4, DkikHiC1v2, whole genome shotgun sequence genome encodes these proteins:
- the CaMKI gene encoding calcium/calmodulin-dependent protein kinase type 1 isoform X2, with translation MPLFGKKDSGKKTKARDIKELNKQVSIEEKYNLHGLLGTGAFSEVRLAESKETPGDHFAVKIIDKKALKGKEESLENEIRVLRRLTHPNIVQLLETYEDKSKVYLVMELVTGGELFDRIVEKGSYTEKDASHLIRQILEAVDYMHEQGVVHRDLKPENLLYYSAEDDSKIMISDFGLSKMEDSGIMATACGTPGYVAPEVLAQKPYGKAVDVWSIGVISYILLCGYPPFYDENDANLFAQILKGEFEFDSPYWDEISESAKHFIRNLMCVTVEKRYTCKQALAHAWISGNEASSKNIHGTVSEQLKKNFAKSRWKQAYYAATVIRQMQRMALSSNNSSSANSDSTGNSSTHKKHSTNATAVGAETASGEGTETSPAATAHILRLPQDQSSDLETSNTNGASV, from the exons ATGCCCCTCTTCGGCAAAAAAGATTCGGGAAAGAAGACGAAGGCGAGGGATATCAAGGAGTTGAACAAGCAAGTGTCaattgaagaaaaatataatctCCATGGACTGTTGGGGAC TGGTGCCTTTTCAGAAGTACGTTTAGCCGAAAGTAAGGAAACGCCAGGCGATCATTTTGCTGTTAAAATAATCGATAAGAAAGCGTTAAAGGGCAAGGAGGAATCCCTGGAGAATGAAATACGTGTGCTGAGGAG ATTAACTCATCCAAATATTGTACAACTGTTGGAAACGTATGAGGACAAATCCAAGGTGTACCTCGTCATGGAGTT GGTTACTGGTGGTGAACTTTTCGACCGGATTGTAGAAAAGGGGTCATACACAGAAAAGGACGCCTCTCATTTGATCAGACAAATTTTAGAGGCTGTCGATTATATGCATGAACAGGGTGTTGTGCATCGTGATCTTAAA cCAGAAAACTTGCTATACTACAGCGCTGAAGATGATAGCAAAATAATGATTAGCGATTTCGGATTATCCAAAATGGAAGACTCGGGCATTATGGCAACTGCATGTGGAACGCCAGGTTATGTTGCACCCGAGGTGCTAGCACAAAAGCCATATGGCAAAGCCGTTGATGTGTGGAGTATTGGGGTAATATCATACATTCTGTTATGCGGCTATCCCCCGTTTTATGATGAAAACGATGCCAATTTATTCGCACAGATTTTAAAAG gggaatttgaatttgattcgCCGTATTGGGATGAAATCAGCGAATCGGCCAAACATTTCATACGAAACCTAATGTGTGTAACCGTAGAAAAGCgatatacatgtaagcaaGCGTTGGCTCATGCCTG GATTTCTGGCAATGAAGCGAGTAGCAAAAATATTCATGGAACCGTCTCAGAGCAGTTGAAGAAGAACTTTGCAAAATCACGCTGGAAG cAAGCTTATTATGCGGCCACAGTCATACGGCAAATGCAAAGGATGGCTCTTAGCAGCAATAATAGTAGTAGTGCAAATAGTGATTCCACTGGGAATAGCAGTACCCACAAGAAACACTCTACGAATGCAACAGCAGTAGGAGCAGAAACAGCATCTGGAGAAGGAACTGAAACAAGCCCCGCTGCCACAGCACACATTCTTCGTTTGCCTCAGGATCAGAGCAGTGATCTGGAAACTAGCAATACCAATGGAGCTTCAGtttga
- the CaMKI gene encoding calcium/calmodulin-dependent protein kinase type 1 isoform X1 — protein sequence MPLFGKKDSGKKTKARDIKELNKQVSIEEKYNLHGLLGTGAFSEVRLAESKETPGDHFAVKIIDKKALKGKEESLENEIRVLRRFSANHFDGKCPDERRLTHPNIVQLLETYEDKSKVYLVMELVTGGELFDRIVEKGSYTEKDASHLIRQILEAVDYMHEQGVVHRDLKPENLLYYSAEDDSKIMISDFGLSKMEDSGIMATACGTPGYVAPEVLAQKPYGKAVDVWSIGVISYILLCGYPPFYDENDANLFAQILKGEFEFDSPYWDEISESAKHFIRNLMCVTVEKRYTCKQALAHAWISGNEASSKNIHGTVSEQLKKNFAKSRWKQAYYAATVIRQMQRMALSSNNSSSANSDSTGNSSTHKKHSTNATAVGAETASGEGTETSPAATAHILRLPQDQSSDLETSNTNGASV from the exons ATGCCCCTCTTCGGCAAAAAAGATTCGGGAAAGAAGACGAAGGCGAGGGATATCAAGGAGTTGAACAAGCAAGTGTCaattgaagaaaaatataatctCCATGGACTGTTGGGGAC TGGTGCCTTTTCAGAAGTACGTTTAGCCGAAAGTAAGGAAACGCCAGGCGATCATTTTGCTGTTAAAATAATCGATAAGAAAGCGTTAAAGGGCAAGGAGGAATCCCTGGAGAATGAAATACGTGTGCTGAGGAG GTTCAGTGCAAATCATTTCGATGGCAAATGTCCAGATGAAAGGCG ATTAACTCATCCAAATATTGTACAACTGTTGGAAACGTATGAGGACAAATCCAAGGTGTACCTCGTCATGGAGTT GGTTACTGGTGGTGAACTTTTCGACCGGATTGTAGAAAAGGGGTCATACACAGAAAAGGACGCCTCTCATTTGATCAGACAAATTTTAGAGGCTGTCGATTATATGCATGAACAGGGTGTTGTGCATCGTGATCTTAAA cCAGAAAACTTGCTATACTACAGCGCTGAAGATGATAGCAAAATAATGATTAGCGATTTCGGATTATCCAAAATGGAAGACTCGGGCATTATGGCAACTGCATGTGGAACGCCAGGTTATGTTGCACCCGAGGTGCTAGCACAAAAGCCATATGGCAAAGCCGTTGATGTGTGGAGTATTGGGGTAATATCATACATTCTGTTATGCGGCTATCCCCCGTTTTATGATGAAAACGATGCCAATTTATTCGCACAGATTTTAAAAG gggaatttgaatttgattcgCCGTATTGGGATGAAATCAGCGAATCGGCCAAACATTTCATACGAAACCTAATGTGTGTAACCGTAGAAAAGCgatatacatgtaagcaaGCGTTGGCTCATGCCTG GATTTCTGGCAATGAAGCGAGTAGCAAAAATATTCATGGAACCGTCTCAGAGCAGTTGAAGAAGAACTTTGCAAAATCACGCTGGAAG cAAGCTTATTATGCGGCCACAGTCATACGGCAAATGCAAAGGATGGCTCTTAGCAGCAATAATAGTAGTAGTGCAAATAGTGATTCCACTGGGAATAGCAGTACCCACAAGAAACACTCTACGAATGCAACAGCAGTAGGAGCAGAAACAGCATCTGGAGAAGGAACTGAAACAAGCCCCGCTGCCACAGCACACATTCTTCGTTTGCCTCAGGATCAGAGCAGTGATCTGGAAACTAGCAATACCAATGGAGCTTCAGtttga
- the CaMKI gene encoding calcium/calmodulin-dependent protein kinase type 1 isoform X3, translating to MPLFGKKDSGKKTKARDIKELNKQVSIEEKYNLHGLLGTGAFSEVRLAESKETPGDHFAVKIIDKKALKGKEESLENEIRVLRRFSANHFDGKCPDERRLTHPNIVQLLETYEDKSKVYLVMELVTGGELFDRIVEKGSYTEKDASHLIRQILEAVDYMHEQGVVHRDLKIKN from the exons ATGCCCCTCTTCGGCAAAAAAGATTCGGGAAAGAAGACGAAGGCGAGGGATATCAAGGAGTTGAACAAGCAAGTGTCaattgaagaaaaatataatctCCATGGACTGTTGGGGAC TGGTGCCTTTTCAGAAGTACGTTTAGCCGAAAGTAAGGAAACGCCAGGCGATCATTTTGCTGTTAAAATAATCGATAAGAAAGCGTTAAAGGGCAAGGAGGAATCCCTGGAGAATGAAATACGTGTGCTGAGGAG GTTCAGTGCAAATCATTTCGATGGCAAATGTCCAGATGAAAGGCG ATTAACTCATCCAAATATTGTACAACTGTTGGAAACGTATGAGGACAAATCCAAGGTGTACCTCGTCATGGAGTT GGTTACTGGTGGTGAACTTTTCGACCGGATTGTAGAAAAGGGGTCATACACAGAAAAGGACGCCTCTCATTTGATCAGACAAATTTTAGAGGCTGTCGATTATATGCATGAACAGGGTGTTGTGCATCGTGATCTTAAA atcaaaaattaa